A portion of the Deinococcus peraridilitoris DSM 19664 genome contains these proteins:
- a CDS encoding S8 family peptidase: MQFPKFALSIGLALTLAACGTTPTPHSTQADAGLAPLYADGETIPGQYIVALKDGSLVSGGVSAQTTASLLGALGLSSADAQVRHVYSAAFQGFAAQLKGEALEKLRRDARVAYIEQDQVMRVVPQGEGGIGTQATQSNATWGLDRIDQRNMPLNGTYVYNRTGSGVTAYVVDTGIRTTHTQFGGRARAGYTAINDGRGSSDCNGHGTHVAGTVGGSTHGVAKSVSLVAVRVLDCNGSGATSGIIAGLDWIRTNRRGASVANMSLGGGASSSLDTATNNLWNSGVTVVVAAGNENQNACNVSPARASGVITVASSTSSDARSSFSNYGSCVELFAPGSSITSTWHTSDTATNTISGTSMASPHVAGAAALYLSGNTGASPSTVRSTIINQSTANVLSGVNGSPNRLLYTPGL; the protein is encoded by the coding sequence GTGCAATTTCCCAAGTTCGCCCTGAGCATCGGCCTGGCGCTGACTCTCGCCGCCTGCGGTACGACCCCGACTCCCCACAGTACCCAGGCAGATGCCGGCCTTGCGCCCCTGTACGCCGACGGCGAGACGATTCCCGGACAGTACATCGTGGCGCTCAAAGACGGCTCGCTCGTCAGTGGAGGCGTCAGCGCACAGACCACTGCCTCACTGCTCGGTGCGCTCGGCCTCAGCTCTGCCGACGCGCAGGTCCGGCACGTCTACTCGGCCGCCTTTCAGGGGTTTGCCGCGCAGCTCAAGGGTGAGGCCCTCGAAAAACTGCGCCGTGACGCGCGGGTCGCGTACATCGAGCAGGATCAGGTCATGCGGGTGGTTCCTCAGGGTGAAGGCGGAATCGGCACACAGGCGACCCAGTCGAACGCTACCTGGGGCCTTGACCGCATCGACCAGCGCAACATGCCGCTCAACGGCACGTACGTCTATAACCGCACCGGCTCGGGCGTCACCGCCTACGTTGTCGACACCGGCATCCGCACGACCCACACGCAGTTCGGTGGACGGGCCCGCGCCGGCTACACGGCCATCAACGACGGCCGTGGATCGAGTGACTGCAACGGCCACGGAACGCACGTGGCGGGCACCGTCGGCGGCAGTACCCACGGAGTGGCCAAGAGCGTCTCGCTCGTCGCCGTGCGCGTGCTCGACTGCAACGGCAGCGGCGCGACATCCGGCATCATCGCCGGCCTCGACTGGATTCGCACCAACCGCCGTGGCGCCAGCGTGGCGAACATGAGCCTGGGAGGTGGCGCTTCGAGCAGCCTCGACACCGCCACCAACAACCTGTGGAATTCCGGCGTGACGGTCGTGGTGGCCGCCGGCAACGAGAACCAGAACGCCTGCAACGTCTCGCCGGCGCGTGCCAGCGGGGTTATCACGGTGGCCAGCAGCACGAGCAGCGACGCCCGCAGCAGCTTCAGCAACTACGGGTCGTGCGTGGAACTCTTCGCGCCGGGCAGCTCGATCACCAGCACCTGGCACACCTCGGACACCGCCACCAACACCATCAGCGGAACGAGCATGGCGAGCCCGCACGTGGCCGGCGCGGCCGCGCTGTACCTGTCCGGCAATACCGGCGCTTCGCCCAGCACCGTGCGCAGCACCATCATCAACCAGTCCACCGCGAACGTGCTGAGCGGCGTGAACGGCAGCCCCAACCGCCTGCTCTATACCCCCGGCCTCTGA
- a CDS encoding dipeptidase, whose protein sequence is MIVDAHLDLAYNAMLGRDLTLSLGALREQDPLTDRATVTFETLRRGGVGLCLGTLFAMPQDAAHPWGYEDWQGARAQAQRQLEQYLRWQDHGHVVLLTSGQEVVEHARRWSADTSPLGVVLLMEGADPLRAADDLPYWAGAGVRVIGPAWKRTRFAGGTGESGGLTERGEDLMVAMRELGVILDASHLAEEAFWQAINLQPKVIASHSNARAIVPTDRHLSADMLRAVAQLGGVTGCVLFNKFLRAGWERGDARLPLELVGEMLHHLAQEVGWDKVGLGSDLDGGFGVHELPRGLESAADLPRLAQLLPDEHREQVMGGNWLKWLGAQL, encoded by the coding sequence ATGATCGTGGACGCACACCTCGACCTCGCCTACAACGCCATGCTCGGCCGCGACCTCACGCTTTCTTTGGGCGCCTTGCGCGAACAGGACCCGCTCACGGATCGGGCGACGGTGACCTTCGAAACCCTGCGGCGTGGCGGGGTAGGGTTGTGCCTGGGTACCCTCTTCGCCATGCCCCAGGACGCGGCGCACCCCTGGGGGTACGAGGACTGGCAGGGTGCCCGCGCACAGGCCCAGCGGCAGCTCGAGCAGTACCTGCGCTGGCAGGACCACGGGCACGTGGTGTTGCTCACCAGCGGTCAAGAGGTCGTGGAGCACGCGCGCCGCTGGAGTGCAGACACCTCGCCGCTGGGCGTCGTGCTGCTGATGGAAGGCGCCGATCCACTGCGCGCGGCAGATGACCTGCCGTACTGGGCCGGCGCCGGTGTTCGCGTCATCGGCCCGGCCTGGAAACGCACCCGCTTCGCCGGAGGCACCGGCGAAAGTGGCGGGCTGACCGAGCGCGGCGAGGACCTGATGGTGGCCATGCGCGAACTTGGGGTGATCCTCGACGCCTCGCACCTGGCCGAAGAGGCGTTCTGGCAGGCCATCAACCTGCAGCCCAAAGTGATCGCGTCGCACAGCAATGCCCGCGCGATCGTTCCGACCGACCGGCACCTGAGCGCCGACATGCTGCGCGCGGTCGCACAGCTCGGCGGGGTTACGGGCTGCGTGCTGTTCAACAAGTTCCTGAGGGCCGGTTGGGAGCGCGGGGACGCGCGCCTCCCCCTGGAGCTCGTCGGTGAAATGCTGCATCATCTTGCGCAAGAAGTGGGCTGGGACAAGGTCGGGCTGGGCTCGGACCTCGACGGGGGATTCGGCGTGCACGAGCTGCCTCGCGGGCTCGAAAGTGCTGCCGACCTGCCCCGCCTGGCGCAGTTGCTGCCCGACGAACACCGCGAGCAGGTCATGGGTGGAAACTGGTTGAAGTGGCTCGGCGCGCAGTTGTGA
- the uvrC gene encoding excinuclease ABC subunit UvrC — MQFDDLPVLPTHSGVYIFRGASGAAIYIGKANNLRSRVFSHFKAGGKSGRFTREAAALEFITVRNEVEALVLEANLIKQHRPHYNVLLKDDKHYPFLKLTSETYPMLVVTRRVVNDGGSYYGPYPDAAAVRRVKNLIDTMFPLRKNSGLPMQRKPRPCLNYHMGRCLAPCIGAADLPEYGAVVEDVKALLEGRAAPVIARLRDTMKDAAVKQDFEQAARVRDRLQAVEKLFGNEQVAMQVSAEDLDFLGFAAAGEYAMVQLFRMRGGRVVGRDKRFLSGAAESEPSEIIGAFVQDYYTQATHVPPLILIPAEFEDAALWSAFLSERAERRIELRMPQRGDKVDLVDMAQRNAQMGLESELMSLEKRGDHPGLEALREVLALPERPWRIEGYDNSNLFGTNIVSGMVVFEGGRARRGEHRRFKVQGLDHPDDYQAMRQTITRRFTGSLADKLPLPDLVLIDGGRGQLNAALDAMKDAGVQIPVIGLAKREERIVLPSVYGAQWWLTGGSEVGRERELLLPHTHPALRTLIGVRDEVHNYAVSYHRKLRGDSMLRSVFDELPGIGKKRQDALLEHFTSLEDLGAASVEQIARVPGMNLVAARAVKSFLESRQAADSTR, encoded by the coding sequence ATGCAGTTCGACGACCTTCCGGTTCTTCCCACGCACAGCGGCGTGTACATTTTTCGTGGTGCGTCCGGCGCAGCGATCTACATCGGTAAGGCAAACAACCTGCGCAGCCGGGTGTTTTCGCATTTCAAGGCGGGCGGCAAGTCGGGCAGGTTTACCCGCGAGGCAGCCGCGCTGGAATTCATCACCGTGCGCAACGAGGTCGAAGCGCTGGTGCTGGAAGCCAACCTCATCAAGCAGCACCGGCCGCATTACAACGTGCTGCTCAAGGACGACAAGCACTATCCATTCCTGAAGCTCACCAGCGAGACTTATCCCATGTTGGTGGTCACGCGGCGCGTGGTGAACGACGGCGGCAGTTACTACGGCCCTTACCCGGACGCGGCAGCCGTGCGGCGGGTCAAGAATCTGATTGACACGATGTTCCCGCTGCGCAAGAACAGCGGTCTGCCGATGCAGCGCAAGCCGCGGCCCTGTCTGAACTACCACATGGGCCGCTGCCTGGCGCCCTGCATCGGGGCCGCCGATCTGCCCGAGTACGGCGCCGTGGTCGAGGACGTCAAGGCATTGCTGGAAGGCCGTGCGGCGCCGGTTATCGCGCGCCTGCGTGACACCATGAAGGACGCGGCGGTCAAGCAGGACTTCGAGCAGGCCGCACGCGTCCGCGACCGGCTGCAGGCAGTCGAGAAACTGTTCGGGAATGAACAGGTGGCGATGCAGGTAAGCGCGGAGGACCTCGATTTTCTGGGTTTCGCGGCGGCCGGTGAATACGCGATGGTTCAGCTTTTCCGCATGCGCGGCGGACGGGTCGTCGGGCGGGACAAGCGCTTCTTGTCGGGCGCGGCCGAAAGTGAACCGAGCGAAATCATCGGTGCCTTCGTGCAGGATTACTACACCCAGGCAACGCATGTTCCACCACTGATTCTGATTCCAGCCGAATTCGAGGACGCCGCCCTGTGGAGCGCGTTTCTCTCGGAACGGGCCGAGCGCCGCATTGAACTGCGCATGCCTCAGCGCGGCGACAAGGTCGATCTGGTCGACATGGCGCAACGCAATGCCCAGATGGGTCTGGAGTCCGAGCTGATGAGCCTGGAAAAGCGTGGTGACCACCCGGGGCTGGAGGCGCTGCGCGAAGTGCTGGCGCTGCCCGAACGGCCCTGGCGCATCGAAGGGTACGACAACTCGAACCTTTTCGGAACCAACATCGTGTCCGGGATGGTGGTGTTCGAGGGCGGCCGCGCGAGGCGGGGGGAGCATCGCCGTTTCAAGGTCCAGGGCCTCGATCATCCGGACGACTACCAGGCCATGCGGCAGACCATCACGCGACGCTTCACGGGAAGTCTGGCCGACAAGCTGCCCCTGCCCGATCTGGTATTGATCGACGGTGGGCGGGGGCAGCTCAATGCGGCGCTGGACGCGATGAAGGACGCCGGCGTGCAGATTCCGGTGATCGGCCTCGCCAAGCGCGAGGAGCGCATCGTTTTGCCGTCGGTGTATGGCGCGCAATGGTGGCTCACGGGGGGCAGCGAGGTCGGGCGTGAGCGGGAACTGCTGCTGCCTCACACCCACCCGGCCCTGCGCACGCTGATCGGTGTGCGTGACGAGGTGCACAACTACGCGGTGTCCTATCACCGCAAGCTGCGCGGTGACAGCATGCTGCGCAGCGTCTTCGACGAACTGCCGGGCATCGGCAAAAAGCGGCAGGACGCCTTGCTCGAACACTTCACCAGCCTCGAAGACCTGGGGGCAGCGAGCGTGGAACAGATCGCGCGGGTACCGGGAATGAATCTGGTCGCGGCGCGCGCGGTCAAGTCGTTTCTGGAAAGCCGACAAGCGGCTGACAGTACCCGATAG